The sequence GATCGTACAAGGCCGATGCATCAATGCCAAGACCTACCACTGGGAGCGTAAAATTAATAGTCGGACCGATAAAGAAACCAGTCTGATTCGACTTGTCAACGATCGAATTATCGAACTTCATATTAGTCAGGTTAAGGCCACCCTTAACACCAAACTTCACCTGTGCCTGAGCAGCAACAGTCATTGTTGCCAGCAGCACTACTAAAGTAAAAAATTTCTTCATAACTTATACCAATTATTAATGTTATTGAATCATTCCACGGCGCAAAGTTACGAAAAAAGTTGGAATCGAAAAGGGAATAACCGTTTTTTTTCGATTATTCCCTTGTATTTTGACTAATTAATGGCGCTGTCGACGTACCGACACGCGGGCACCACTGTTGCTACTGCCACTCGATTTCTCGGTCTTGGCACTCTTCTGCTTAGCCACCTTTACGCCCTTGGTTGCGGCGGGTTTGTTCTTGGCAGCCTTCACCTTCTTATCGGCCTTGGTATCCTTCAAAGCAGCTATGCTATCCAGTGAGTCGCGCTTGGCAGGATCGCCGAAAATCGTTTTCTTAAAACCTTCCAGTTCAGCTTCGATACGCTTCTGCTCGGCAGTCATCTTAGCCTCATCGCCACCGCACAACTGCAGCAGTGTTTTACCCTGCGCATTGTTGGTTTTATAGATTTTTCCACGATACATATTGAGCGTAAAGAAGTCGTCCATCGATACGGTGGCAGCATTGTTCATACTGCTGGCCATCACTGTCTGACGGTTCAGGTAGGGTTCCAAGTCACTGTATTTCACCCAGAACAAGGGGTACTGCGTTGCCTCGCCACCAAACTCGTCCATCATAATGGGACACAAGGCCTGCACCTTGATGTGGAACGAAGAGTTGGCCTGATCGTAATAGGCACTCTCCTTCAGATAGTACTTCTTCACCATCGCCGAAGGGATATCGCTGTTATCCACACGTATCTTGCCATCCTTCTCCTCGTAAAAAATATGGTAGTTATCCAGTAGCGCCTTCATATCAGCCTTGGTGGCATCGGAAAACACATCGCTGCCATCGGTAGGATACTCATACACGGGGATATAGCCGTTAAGTGCCAATTTAAAGATATAGGTAAACAAGTTCAACTGTTTGCCCTGAGGCTCCACAGGATAGTAGAGTCCGCCATTGGCATCATCCTCCAACGAAATCTCACGATAGATATCGCGACGCCACACCACCTCTTCGGGCATCTCTACAGCTGTGGGGAATGATATCTGTGCGCGCATCGACATAGCCGAAGATGCTGC is a genomic window of Xylanibacter ruminicola 23 containing:
- the gldN gene encoding gliding motility protein GldN, whose protein sequence is MKRLLFISTLVLMVSAAVAQPPQRRAEQQAQQQTKQNAASSAMSMRAQISFPTAVEMPEEVVWRRDIYREISLEDDANGGLYYPVEPQGKQLNLFTYIFKLALNGYIPVYEYPTDGSDVFSDATKADMKALLDNYHIFYEEKDGKIRVDNSDIPSAMVKKYYLKESAYYDQANSSFHIKVQALCPIMMDEFGGEATQYPLFWVKYSDLEPYLNRQTVMASSMNNAATVSMDDFFTLNMYRGKIYKTNNAQGKTLLQLCGGDEAKMTAEQKRIEAELEGFKKTIFGDPAKRDSLDSIAALKDTKADKKVKAAKNKPAATKGVKVAKQKSAKTEKSSGSSNSGARVSVRRQRH